The following are from one region of the Vibrio rarus genome:
- the miaE gene encoding tRNA isopentenyl-2-thiomethyl-A-37 hydroxylase MiaE, producing the protein MYQSLLAPIHQFLNCTTPTQWIDEAKKPERLPVVLIDHLLCELKAGQSAMFLIRKYAANNQSKQQLLDWFKPYEAFAYKGEGCLNSLKGKSNISKGIIAQSESPYSQELIDKMVLLIKEELHHFYQVLEIMHSRDIEYQHVPAGRYAKGLLKHVRTYEPQTLIDKLIIGAFIEARSCERFAALAPYMDDDIQSFYISLLRSEARHYQDYLSLAQQIAEEDISDRVDYFAQVEAELICSADHEFKFHSGVPTGEAIIPSVLNSGSF; encoded by the coding sequence ATGTATCAATCACTTCTTGCCCCTATTCATCAATTTCTCAATTGCACCACTCCCACACAGTGGATTGATGAAGCGAAAAAGCCCGAACGTCTACCTGTTGTACTTATTGACCACTTATTGTGTGAGTTAAAAGCGGGGCAGTCTGCCATGTTTTTAATTCGTAAATACGCGGCCAATAATCAAAGTAAACAGCAATTGCTGGATTGGTTTAAGCCTTACGAGGCGTTTGCTTATAAAGGCGAGGGTTGTCTTAATAGCCTAAAAGGAAAAAGTAACATCTCTAAAGGGATCATTGCGCAGTCCGAATCCCCTTATAGCCAAGAGTTAATCGATAAAATGGTGTTACTAATTAAAGAAGAGTTGCATCACTTTTATCAAGTATTAGAGATTATGCACAGCCGAGACATTGAGTATCAGCATGTACCGGCAGGTCGCTATGCAAAAGGCTTGCTCAAACATGTTCGTACTTATGAGCCACAAACCTTAATCGATAAATTGATCATTGGCGCATTTATTGAGGCGAGATCCTGTGAACGATTTGCCGCTTTAGCTCCCTATATGGATGACGATATTCAATCGTTTTATATTTCTTTATTGCGCTCTGAAGCCCGTCACTATCAAGATTACTTGAGTCTTGCTCAGCAAATAGCCGAGGAGGATATTAGTGATAGAGTGGACTATTTTGCTCAAGTTGAAGCGGAATTAATTTGCTCAGCAGACCATGAATTTAAATTTCATAGTGGTGTGCCAACCGGGGAAGCCATAATACCAAGCGTACTAAATAGCGGCTCATTCTAG
- the lrp gene encoding leucine-responsive transcriptional regulator Lrp: protein MIEVSKPSKELDRIDRNILSELQKDGRISNVELSKRVGLSPTPCLERVRRLERQGYILGYTAQLNPQYLDASLLVFVEITLNRGAPDVFEQFNTAVQKLDDIQECHLVSGDFDYLLKTRVSDMGAYRKLLGDTLLRLPGVNDTRTYVVMEEVKQSTNLVIKTS, encoded by the coding sequence ATGATTGAAGTGAGTAAGCCGTCCAAGGAACTGGACCGTATAGACAGAAATATTCTCAGTGAGCTGCAAAAAGATGGTCGTATCTCTAACGTTGAGCTTTCCAAACGAGTCGGGCTATCGCCGACGCCCTGTTTGGAAAGGGTGCGACGTTTAGAACGCCAAGGATACATACTGGGTTATACCGCGCAGTTAAATCCACAATATCTCGATGCTTCTTTACTTGTATTTGTAGAGATCACTCTAAATCGAGGTGCACCGGATGTATTTGAACAATTCAACACAGCGGTACAAAAATTGGATGACATTCAAGAATGCCATTTAGTCTCTGGCGATTTCGATTACCTGTTAAAGACACGCGTGTCGGACATGGGTGCATATCGCAAACTGTTAGGTGATACGTTACTGCGTTTACCGGGTGTGAACGATACGCGCACCTATGTTGTTATGGAAGAGGTTAAACAAAGTACAAACCTAGTCATTAAGACCAGTTAA
- a CDS encoding DNA translocase FtsK 4TM domain-containing protein: MLKRNPKVRTVVHTSPKKVKPNLSGVQRLREGCLIIGVLCAVLMAVSLISFNPADPSWSQTAWGGDVSNAGGLVGAWVGDTLLFTFGVLAYFVPAIIVLLSWIVFRKRTESEPIDLMLWATRLLGGALLIVTSCGLADLNFDDIWYFSSGGVVGDVITSLALPTLNALGTTLAFLFIWGASFTLFTGISWLSIVESIGQRTLKFVGGGLNFVRGDKAQLIEPTRLDDQKLVYADTTPDVLLDEAPLSDDPSRATEAGETSAEDGQYKIYMPEGSEEDEFTFDRGNNLHAPIEQLERDAQLVNDYVEPTDTSEVVAPVHTDADHSAPVATTEQATQSKASHSNEPATVASSNGQPPIFSSASSASSAASAASVAPSEEHPSERESHQQTHNVAAQTHHEDTPAQESLDVPDHSAHMHDAHIDDVSAFDIDDDDKHMPNITSHTFDDVDEAQAMDVVEEIDVNDMPVNQAEVNEPASYEPTSKDADVTQTEAHAADDVNLAAMDDINDQYLDHSSAEVASEGAPTVVVAQAPVEEVFEEDVEVEEVEQPLTDAEALAKQVADARARESAAQNPFLMRKDEDLPVPTSPMPTLELLYHPEKRENTIDREALQNIARLVETKLADYKIKATVMGIFPGPVITRFELDLAPGVKVSRISSLSMDLARSLSALAVRVVEVIPGKPYVGLELPNMTRQTVFLSDVISSPQFLENTSPTAVVLGQDIAGDAVVADLAKMPHVLVAGTTGSGKSVGVNVMILSILYKSTPEDVRFIMIDPKMLELSIYEGIPHLLSEVVTDMKDASNALRWCVGEMERRYKLMSALGVRNLKGFNEKLKMAAEAGHPIYDPLWQPGDSMDQEAPLLEKLPFIVVVVDEFADLIMVVGKKVEELIARIAQKARAAGIHLVLATQRPSVDVITGLIKANIPTRVAFTVSTKTDSRTILDQGGAESLLGMGDMLYLPPGSSHTIRVHGAFASDDDVHAVVNDWKARGKPRYIDEITKGEPSPETLLPGEKMEEDTDPLFDQVVEHVTETRRGSVSGVQRRFKIGYNRAARIVEQLEAQGIVSAPGHNGNREVLAPPPIKDI; encoded by the coding sequence ATGTTGAAAAGAAACCCAAAAGTTCGAACTGTAGTTCACACGTCTCCGAAAAAAGTTAAGCCTAATCTTTCTGGCGTTCAGCGCTTGAGAGAGGGATGTTTAATCATTGGAGTATTATGTGCCGTCCTCATGGCGGTTTCCCTTATCTCATTTAATCCTGCAGATCCATCGTGGTCACAGACTGCTTGGGGCGGCGATGTCTCCAATGCGGGTGGTCTAGTCGGCGCATGGGTAGGGGATACTTTGTTATTCACCTTCGGTGTGTTGGCCTATTTTGTGCCCGCTATCATAGTATTGCTCTCTTGGATTGTATTTCGTAAACGCACAGAGTCTGAACCCATTGATCTTATGCTTTGGGCGACAAGACTGTTGGGCGGCGCACTATTAATCGTCACTAGCTGTGGTTTAGCGGATCTCAACTTTGACGATATTTGGTATTTCTCATCTGGCGGTGTGGTTGGTGATGTTATCACTAGCCTTGCTTTGCCCACCCTTAATGCTTTAGGCACTACTCTAGCGTTTCTGTTTATTTGGGGGGCATCTTTCACCTTATTTACAGGGATCTCTTGGCTGTCTATCGTAGAGAGTATTGGTCAAAGAACGCTTAAGTTTGTGGGAGGAGGCTTAAACTTTGTCCGCGGTGATAAAGCGCAATTGATTGAACCTACTCGTCTTGATGACCAAAAATTGGTTTACGCAGATACCACGCCAGATGTATTGCTAGATGAAGCCCCACTGAGTGATGACCCTAGCCGTGCTACTGAGGCAGGGGAGACGTCAGCAGAAGACGGCCAGTATAAAATTTATATGCCAGAAGGCAGCGAGGAAGACGAATTCACCTTTGATCGAGGCAATAATTTACATGCCCCTATTGAACAATTAGAGCGTGACGCTCAATTAGTGAATGATTACGTTGAACCAACGGATACCAGTGAGGTGGTCGCTCCTGTCCATACCGACGCAGATCATAGCGCACCTGTGGCGACGACAGAACAAGCCACCCAATCTAAGGCATCTCATTCCAATGAGCCTGCAACAGTAGCCTCATCCAATGGACAACCTCCTATCTTTTCAAGTGCATCAAGTGCATCAAGTGCGGCAAGTGCAGCAAGTGTTGCCCCATCGGAGGAACACCCTAGTGAACGAGAAAGCCATCAGCAGACTCATAACGTCGCGGCTCAGACGCATCATGAGGACACGCCAGCACAAGAAAGTCTTGATGTACCAGACCATAGCGCTCACATGCACGATGCACATATTGATGATGTGAGTGCCTTTGATATTGACGACGACGATAAACACATGCCGAATATCACCTCTCATACCTTCGATGACGTCGATGAAGCACAAGCAATGGATGTGGTTGAAGAGATTGATGTTAATGATATGCCCGTGAACCAAGCTGAGGTTAATGAGCCCGCGTCTTACGAGCCAACCTCAAAGGATGCTGACGTTACCCAGACAGAGGCTCACGCTGCTGATGACGTTAACCTTGCTGCCATGGATGACATCAATGACCAATACCTAGATCACAGCTCCGCCGAAGTGGCGTCAGAGGGTGCCCCTACTGTGGTAGTGGCACAAGCCCCAGTAGAAGAGGTGTTTGAAGAGGATGTAGAAGTAGAAGAGGTTGAGCAACCCCTAACAGATGCGGAAGCACTGGCAAAACAAGTTGCCGACGCAAGAGCCAGAGAGTCTGCTGCACAAAATCCATTTTTGATGCGTAAAGACGAAGATTTACCGGTTCCTACTAGCCCAATGCCAACTCTTGAGTTGCTGTATCACCCTGAAAAACGTGAAAACACCATTGATAGAGAAGCCCTACAAAACATTGCTCGCTTAGTTGAAACAAAACTGGCGGATTACAAAATCAAGGCCACGGTAATGGGCATTTTCCCCGGCCCTGTCATCACACGTTTTGAACTTGATCTGGCGCCTGGGGTCAAAGTATCAAGAATCTCAAGCTTATCCATGGATTTAGCTCGCTCACTTTCCGCATTGGCGGTACGTGTAGTAGAAGTGATACCAGGCAAGCCTTACGTAGGTTTAGAGTTGCCTAACATGACGCGTCAGACGGTATTTTTATCGGATGTGATCAGTAGCCCGCAATTTTTAGAAAATACCTCACCTACGGCCGTGGTTCTCGGTCAAGATATCGCAGGGGATGCCGTGGTGGCAGACTTAGCGAAAATGCCGCATGTTTTAGTGGCAGGTACCACAGGCTCTGGTAAGTCTGTGGGGGTGAACGTAATGATTTTGAGTATATTGTATAAATCAACACCTGAAGACGTTCGTTTCATCATGATTGACCCTAAAATGTTAGAGCTTTCTATTTATGAAGGTATCCCACATCTATTATCGGAAGTGGTGACTGACATGAAAGATGCATCAAACGCATTACGTTGGTGTGTTGGCGAAATGGAACGCCGTTACAAACTGATGTCAGCATTAGGCGTGCGTAACTTAAAAGGCTTTAATGAAAAACTGAAAATGGCGGCCGAAGCAGGTCACCCAATTTATGATCCATTGTGGCAACCGGGCGACAGCATGGATCAAGAAGCGCCGTTGCTAGAAAAACTGCCGTTTATAGTAGTGGTGGTTGACGAATTTGCCGACCTCATTATGGTGGTAGGTAAAAAAGTAGAAGAGTTGATTGCACGTATTGCGCAAAAAGCGCGTGCGGCAGGTATTCACTTAGTTCTTGCGACGCAAAGACCTTCTGTTGATGTGATTACCGGCTTGATTAAAGCCAATATCCCGACACGAGTGGCCTTTACCGTATCCACCAAAACCGATTCGCGCACCATTTTAGACCAAGGTGGCGCAGAATCGCTATTGGGTATGGGTGATATGCTCTATCTACCACCGGGCTCAAGCCATACCATACGTGTGCATGGTGCGTTTGCTTCCGATGATGATGTGCATGCCGTGGTGAATGACTGGAAGGCGCGTGGTAAACCAAGATACATAGACGAAATAACCAAAGGTGAACCGTCACCGGAAACCTTGCTTCCAGGGGAGAAAATGGAAGAAGATACTGATCCACTGTTTGACCAAGTGGTGGAACATGTAACTGAAACTCGTCGTGGTTCTGTCTCTGGTGTACAACGCCGATTCAAAATTGGCTACAACCGTGCGGCTCGTATTGTGGAGCAACTAGAGGCTCAGGGCATCGTTTCTGCTCCAGGACACAATGGTAATCGCGAGGTGCTTGCACCACCGCCAATCAAGGACATTTAA
- the lapB gene encoding lipopolysaccharide assembly protein LapB, with product MLELLFLLLPIAAAYGWYMGQRSARQDNQRHSNQISRQYVHGLNLLLSDQSDQAVDHFIELLQVDDETIDTHLALGNLFRSRGEVDRAIRIHQSLISRTELTIEQKNIALQQLAKDYMVSGFLDRAEKIYEQLVDEPEHKHDALTQLVSIFQQTKEWNKAIYYATMLVKMGRKRMRTSVSHYWCELALNEKAFGKRTKVINYYKRALSEDSKCVRANIALGRIYMETEEYSKAIKYLESVLDQDVDYISEVLSNIADCYYHLGQEAELLEFLRKCIDKQAGVSVELMLSQIVAHHEGTAAAQSMLTKQLIKNPTMKGFYRLIDYHTAEAEEGSAKESLTTLQSMVGEQLKVKPHHRCRKCGYSTHALHWHCPSCRSWGSIKPIRGLDGE from the coding sequence ATGCTTGAGTTACTGTTTCTACTTTTGCCAATCGCAGCTGCCTATGGATGGTACATGGGGCAGCGAAGTGCGCGCCAAGATAATCAGAGACACTCTAATCAAATTTCTCGCCAGTACGTACATGGCTTAAACCTGCTTCTCTCCGATCAGTCTGATCAGGCGGTTGACCACTTTATTGAACTATTACAAGTGGATGATGAAACCATTGATACTCACTTAGCTTTGGGTAACTTGTTTCGTTCAAGAGGTGAAGTGGATAGAGCCATTCGAATCCATCAAAGCCTAATTTCTCGCACCGAATTGACCATTGAGCAAAAAAACATTGCTCTGCAACAGTTGGCCAAAGATTATATGGTGTCAGGCTTTTTGGATCGCGCAGAGAAAATTTATGAACAGCTGGTGGATGAACCAGAGCATAAGCACGATGCACTCACCCAGTTAGTCTCCATTTTTCAGCAAACTAAAGAGTGGAACAAAGCCATTTACTACGCCACCATGTTAGTGAAAATGGGGCGCAAGAGAATGCGCACGAGTGTATCCCATTACTGGTGTGAATTAGCGTTAAATGAAAAAGCCTTTGGTAAGCGTACCAAGGTGATTAATTATTATAAAAGAGCGCTGTCAGAGGACAGTAAATGTGTGCGAGCCAATATTGCCCTTGGACGCATCTACATGGAAACAGAAGAATACAGCAAGGCCATTAAGTACCTAGAGTCGGTATTGGATCAGGATGTGGATTACATCAGCGAAGTGTTATCTAATATTGCCGACTGCTATTACCATCTTGGACAAGAAGCCGAGTTGTTAGAGTTTCTGCGTAAGTGCATTGATAAGCAGGCAGGGGTCTCGGTGGAACTGATGCTTTCACAAATCGTGGCACACCATGAAGGCACTGCCGCAGCACAAAGCATGCTCACTAAGCAACTGATCAAAAACCCAACCATGAAGGGCTTTTACCGCCTTATCGACTACCATACGGCAGAAGCCGAAGAGGGGAGCGCTAAAGAGAGCTTAACCACTTTGCAATCTATGGTAGGGGAACAGCTAAAAGTGAAACCTCATCACCGCTGTCGTAAATGTGGTTACTCCACTCATGCCTTACATTGGCACTGCCCATCTTGTCGCAGTTGGGGAAGCATCAAACCCATTCGTGGCTTAGATGGCGAATAA
- the ald gene encoding alanine dehydrogenase has protein sequence MIIGIPKEIKNHEYRVGMVPGSVREVISHGHQVIVETQAGSGIGFTDDDYIAAGASILHSAKEIFAQAEMIVKVKEPQAIERAMLRKGQILFTYLHLAPDFPQTEELINSKAVCIAYETVTDPLNQLPLLAPMSEVAGRMSIQAGAQALEKSNQGRGLLLGGVPGVEPAKVVIIGGGVVGSNAARMAVGMRADVTILDRNIETLRRLDEEFQGRAKVVYSTEEVLNRHVLEADLVVGAVLIPGAAAPKLVTKKHIEMMKPGAAIVDVAIDQGGCFETSHPTTHADPIYIVDDVVHYCVANMPGAVARTSTYALNNATLPYILQLANKGVKAALTDDAGFLNGLNVLQGMVTCKEVAENFNLEYVEPSQALDIVFE, from the coding sequence ATGATTATTGGTATACCTAAAGAGATCAAGAACCACGAATACCGAGTCGGTATGGTTCCTGGAAGCGTGAGAGAAGTGATCTCTCACGGACATCAAGTCATTGTTGAAACTCAAGCGGGTTCAGGCATTGGTTTCACTGATGATGACTATATCGCAGCAGGCGCATCCATTCTTCACTCCGCGAAGGAAATTTTTGCTCAAGCCGAGATGATCGTGAAGGTGAAAGAACCTCAAGCCATTGAACGAGCTATGCTTCGCAAAGGGCAAATATTGTTTACTTATTTACACTTAGCTCCTGATTTTCCACAAACTGAGGAACTAATCAATAGCAAAGCGGTATGCATTGCCTACGAAACCGTGACCGATCCCTTAAATCAGTTACCTCTTCTGGCGCCTATGTCTGAAGTTGCCGGCCGAATGTCTATTCAAGCAGGCGCACAAGCACTAGAAAAATCCAATCAGGGACGCGGGTTATTGTTAGGTGGCGTTCCGGGGGTAGAACCTGCCAAAGTAGTGATCATTGGCGGCGGTGTTGTTGGCTCCAATGCCGCTAGAATGGCTGTAGGAATGCGTGCGGATGTGACGATATTGGATCGCAACATTGAAACATTACGTCGTTTAGATGAAGAGTTCCAAGGGCGCGCAAAAGTGGTGTACTCCACAGAAGAAGTGCTCAATCGTCACGTATTAGAGGCCGATCTAGTGGTAGGTGCAGTACTGATCCCAGGGGCTGCGGCGCCAAAATTGGTGACCAAGAAGCACATTGAAATGATGAAACCTGGAGCGGCTATTGTGGATGTGGCTATAGACCAAGGTGGCTGTTTTGAAACCTCGCACCCCACCACGCACGCCGACCCCATTTACATTGTCGATGATGTAGTGCATTACTGCGTCGCCAATATGCCCGGTGCCGTGGCTCGAACCTCTACCTACGCACTCAATAACGCCACGTTGCCGTACATTTTGCAACTGGCCAATAAAGGCGTAAAAGCGGCGCTCACGGACGATGCCGGTTTCCTAAATGGTCTTAACGTCTTACAAGGCATGGTCACTTGTAAAGAAGTGGCCGAAAACTTTAACCTTGAGTATGTTGAGCCAAGCCAAGCATTGGACATAGTATTTGAGTAA
- the ihfB gene encoding integration host factor subunit beta yields MTKSELIERLCAEQTHLSAKEIEDAVKEIIEHMADTLKSGERIEIRGFGSFSLHYREPRLGRNPKTGDQVELDGKFVPHFKPGKELRERVNESL; encoded by the coding sequence ATGACTAAGTCTGAATTGATTGAAAGGCTGTGTGCAGAGCAGACACACTTATCTGCCAAAGAAATTGAAGACGCTGTAAAAGAAATTATTGAACATATGGCCGATACTCTAAAGAGTGGAGAGCGAATTGAGATTAGAGGTTTCGGTAGTTTTTCCCTTCACTATCGAGAACCCCGCTTAGGACGTAATCCTAAAACTGGCGATCAAGTAGAGCTGGACGGTAAATTTGTTCCTCACTTTAAACCAGGGAAGGAACTTAGAGAGCGTGTCAACGAAAGCTTATAA
- a CDS encoding LapA family protein, with product MKILKIVLVLVLFLFALALGAQNQQVVTFNYLVAEGDFHLSTLIGMIFVIGFAISGVIFGTMHFKSQLRVRKLNRKLKKLTPQVSVTPAADKGSNTVPAVKNANK from the coding sequence GTGAAAATTTTGAAGATCGTTTTAGTGTTGGTTCTGTTTCTTTTCGCTTTGGCTTTAGGCGCGCAAAATCAACAAGTAGTCACCTTTAACTACTTAGTTGCAGAGGGAGACTTTCATCTTTCGACATTGATCGGCATGATATTTGTCATTGGCTTTGCTATCTCTGGTGTTATTTTTGGCACTATGCATTTTAAGTCTCAGTTACGAGTAAGGAAACTTAACCGAAAGTTGAAAAAATTAACGCCTCAAGTTTCTGTGACCCCCGCAGCGGATAAGGGGTCAAATACAGTACCTGCCGTGAAGAATGCGAATAAGTAA
- the pyrF gene encoding orotidine-5'-phosphate decarboxylase, which translates to MDQKVIVALDYDNKTQALNFVDRIDPASCRLKVGKEMFTLFGPEFVKQLHQKGFSVFLDLKFHDIPNTCSKAVRAAAEMGVWMVNVHASGGERMMTASREILEPYGKDRPLLIGVTVLTSMEQADLAGIGLNVEPKEQVLRLANLTKNSGLDGVVCSAQEAHFLKSDLGKAFKLITPGIRPAGADVGDQKRIMTPVDAIQAGSDYLVIGRPITQASNPAQVLEQINATLA; encoded by the coding sequence ATGGATCAAAAAGTGATTGTTGCCCTAGATTATGACAACAAAACTCAAGCTTTAAACTTTGTTGACCGAATAGACCCTGCTTCTTGCCGCCTTAAAGTGGGTAAAGAAATGTTCACTTTATTTGGTCCTGAGTTTGTGAAACAACTTCATCAAAAGGGCTTCTCTGTATTTTTAGACCTTAAATTTCACGATATCCCTAATACCTGCTCTAAAGCGGTACGTGCGGCAGCTGAAATGGGCGTATGGATGGTGAATGTGCATGCCAGTGGTGGTGAGCGCATGATGACAGCGTCACGTGAAATTCTAGAACCTTACGGTAAAGACCGCCCATTGCTTATCGGCGTGACGGTATTAACCAGTATGGAACAAGCGGATCTTGCGGGTATCGGCTTAAATGTTGAGCCTAAAGAGCAAGTTTTACGCTTAGCGAACTTAACGAAAAATAGCGGTCTTGACGGCGTAGTGTGCTCGGCACAAGAAGCGCACTTTTTGAAGTCGGACTTAGGCAAAGCGTTTAAATTAATCACTCCAGGCATTCGCCCCGCAGGAGCGGATGTAGGGGATCAAAAACGTATTATGACCCCAGTAGATGCCATACAGGCAGGGTCGGATTACTTAGTAATAGGCAGACCTATCACCCAAGCCAGTAACCCAGCTCAAGTACTTGAGCAAATTAATGCCACGCTCGCTTAG
- the cysB gene encoding HTH-type transcriptional regulator CysB, with amino-acid sequence MKLQQLKYIVEVVNHNLNVSATAERLYTSQPGISKQVRLLEDELGVQVFQRSGKHLTQVTPAGEEIVAISREILSRVESIKSVAAEHTHPDMGTLNITTTHTQARYALPDVIKGFTSKYPKVSLNMHQGTPAQMSQAIAKGTANFAIATEALHLYHDAIMLPCYYWNRSIVVPKDHPLANKSHVTIEDLAAYQLVTYVFGFTGRSELDTAFNNAGLTPRIVFTATDADVIKTYVRMGIGVGVIASMAIDKDNDKDLVAIDASHIFSSSTTSIGFKRGTFLRSYMYDFVERFAPHLTRPVIEQAISLKNNKEIEEMFKDIDLPIR; translated from the coding sequence ATGAAGCTGCAGCAGCTAAAATATATTGTAGAAGTGGTGAATCATAATTTAAATGTTTCTGCTACTGCTGAACGACTTTATACATCCCAACCGGGCATCAGTAAACAGGTGCGATTACTAGAAGATGAGTTGGGCGTGCAAGTGTTTCAACGCAGCGGTAAGCATTTAACACAAGTGACCCCAGCAGGGGAAGAAATCGTGGCGATCTCTCGTGAGATCCTATCACGAGTGGAATCCATCAAATCTGTTGCCGCAGAGCATACCCATCCGGATATGGGGACACTGAACATTACCACAACGCATACACAGGCTCGTTATGCGTTACCTGATGTAATAAAGGGCTTTACCTCAAAATACCCTAAAGTCTCTTTAAACATGCACCAAGGCACCCCCGCGCAGATGTCGCAAGCCATTGCTAAAGGCACAGCCAACTTTGCCATAGCCACAGAAGCATTGCATTTATACCATGATGCCATCATGTTGCCGTGTTATTACTGGAATCGCTCTATTGTGGTGCCTAAAGATCATCCTTTAGCCAATAAATCTCATGTGACGATTGAAGATTTAGCCGCCTATCAACTGGTGACTTATGTGTTTGGTTTTACGGGACGCTCTGAGCTTGATACCGCCTTCAATAACGCTGGGTTAACCCCGCGCATCGTCTTTACTGCCACCGATGCAGATGTCATCAAAACCTATGTACGCATGGGGATAGGTGTGGGCGTGATTGCGAGTATGGCGATTGACAAAGATAACGATAAAGACTTGGTGGCCATTGATGCCAGCCATATTTTCAGCTCTAGTACCACCAGTATTGGCTTCAAACGCGGCACCTTCTTACGTAGCTACATGTATGATTTTGTGGAACGCTTTGCCCCGCACCTTACTCGCCCGGTGATTGAACAGGCTATTTCTCTGAAAAATAATAAAGAAATAGAAGAAATGTTCAAAGATATTGATCTTCCTATTCGTTAG
- a CDS encoding SAM-dependent methyltransferase: protein MRTAFLHIDRLLLAHQRYWRFEPFHESGSKDHRFTNTELGDWLESLSMQQVQQCKQNVQTLTSTLTTFLPSLADLAQHSCLKQTQVPPVTLNSRLTTGVPGRKLTQITAMGAQVLHQHCGTQWLEWCAGKGFLGRILADQSQQAVRSFEWQSELCEKGQAEANKQQLPVTFIEGDAFNCDHKAVFNHQQHAVALHACGDLHVALMHHAMNYQLPALSIAPCCYHLIQGEHYQAQSDEGKASSLILSKSELRIPLQETVTGGERVQRHRLLEMSFRLGLDELLRGELGLQQYQPIPSIKKSQLQLGFREFCLWAAQRKGLTLPECDFEQYRLQGELRFARMEKLSLVQMAFHRALEMWLVLDKSLFLAKHGYQITLNEFCSKAITPRNILIHAKRTEPRCDTNCTK from the coding sequence ATGCGCACTGCTTTTTTACACATAGACCGTTTGCTACTAGCACATCAGCGTTATTGGCGTTTTGAACCTTTCCATGAAAGTGGCAGTAAGGATCATCGTTTCACTAATACTGAATTAGGGGATTGGTTGGAAAGCCTGTCAATGCAGCAAGTGCAACAGTGTAAGCAGAATGTGCAAACACTCACTTCGACGTTGACCACCTTCTTGCCATCACTGGCGGATCTCGCCCAACATTCTTGTCTTAAACAGACTCAGGTCCCGCCTGTGACACTCAACTCGCGTCTTACTACGGGAGTGCCGGGGAGAAAACTGACGCAAATCACTGCTATGGGGGCGCAAGTATTGCATCAGCATTGTGGTACCCAGTGGTTAGAGTGGTGCGCAGGTAAAGGCTTTTTAGGGCGAATATTAGCGGATCAATCTCAGCAAGCAGTGCGTAGCTTTGAATGGCAAAGTGAGCTTTGTGAAAAGGGGCAGGCCGAAGCGAACAAACAGCAGTTGCCGGTGACTTTTATCGAAGGGGATGCGTTTAATTGCGATCATAAGGCCGTTTTCAATCATCAGCAACATGCGGTGGCTTTACATGCCTGTGGGGATTTGCACGTGGCTTTAATGCATCATGCCATGAACTATCAGTTGCCAGCGCTCTCTATTGCCCCTTGTTGTTATCACCTCATTCAAGGTGAACACTATCAAGCGCAATCCGATGAAGGCAAGGCGTCTTCGTTGATTTTGTCTAAGTCCGAATTACGTATCCCTTTACAAGAAACGGTCACCGGGGGAGAGAGGGTTCAAAGACACCGATTATTAGAAATGAGTTTTCGTTTAGGCTTGGATGAGTTGTTAAGGGGCGAGTTGGGTTTACAGCAGTATCAACCTATCCCTAGTATTAAAAAGTCGCAATTACAATTAGGTTTTCGGGAGTTTTGCCTGTGGGCGGCGCAACGTAAGGGACTGACTTTACCCGAATGTGATTTTGAGCAATACCGCCTGCAAGGTGAATTGCGATTTGCCCGAATGGAAAAGCTCAGTTTAGTGCAGATGGCTTTTCATCGTGCTCTGGAAATGTGGTTAGTTCTGGATAAATCATTGTTTTTAGCTAAACACGGTTACCAGATCACCCTAAACGAGTTTTGTAGCAAAGCCATTACCCCAAGAAATATCTTAATTCATGCCAAAAGAACAGAGCCTAGGTGTGATACCAATTGCACTAAATAA